TCGTACACTGCGGCATCCTTCGCTGCCGGACCGAACATGGAATTCACCCTGCTGTTTCTGGCCACCGCCGTCGTGATGCTGGCCGCCTGGCGCGGGCCGCGGCCGCTGGCCCTTGGCCTGTTCGCCGCCGTCCTGATCGCCTGCGTCGCAACCTATCTGCATCACGCAACCGACACGCTGAAACTGTCGTTCTGAGGAACACATGACCCAGACGCGCGCCGTCACCCTCAACGCG
The Bradyrhizobium sp. KBS0727 genome window above contains:
- a CDS encoding DUF5993 family protein, which produces MEFTLLFLATAVVMLAAWRGPRPLALGLFAAVLIACVATYLHHATDTLKLSF